Genomic segment of Candidatus Protochlamydia amoebophila UWE25:
AACAATTACTTGCACAAAATGAAGAATTAAGGTTAGTACGTAAGTCAGCTTTAGGACCTGTAAAAAAAACAGTAATTGCACAAAAAGAGCCTTGGATAAAGGGAGGAGCTATTGTGGCAATGCAACCTTATTCTGGGGATATTATCGCATTGGCTTCTTACCCTCGTTTTGATCCTAATGATTTTATTTCATTTGGAAAAGGAGGTGATTTTAAGCAAAAAAAAGAAAACATTAATCGTTGGTTTGAAAATGACGTATATTTAGCTGATCTTTGGAATCAAACTTTACCGTTGCAAAGAGAGCGTTATGATCAATTGACGCAAACATTTTATGATGAAAAAAAAATATTAACTTGGCAAACGTACCTAGATTTTATTCTTCCAGCAAAGAGTCTGTTAAGATCTAAAATGGACCATATGCAAACCATTGGCCAAGCGATTCAACTCCAAAGATCAGTCGAAGCTTTGCGTGCTCTTTATCCTGACTGGAATCTTTATACTTTATTTAACTGTCTTTATGCAGATGAAAATCATGAAGCTTTTAAGCCTATTTTAAAGTTATCTGAAAAGCAAAAATTGTTAATTGATTTTCAAAAACATCAGGATGAAGCTGCGCTCATTAAAAAAGATTTAGATCCCTATTTAGAAGAGCTTTCACAAAATTATGATAAAGTTTTGTTTATAGATTTATGTCGGCTTGCTTTAGATGAAACTCGTTTTTCAGAAGATCTTTTAAGGGAAGTTAAAGATCAATCGCTAGCCAATTTTCGAGATTGGACGGGAAGCTTTGTCAAAATTCAGTCAGTTGTCAAAGAAATGACAAAAGAATTATTTCATGATATCGATTTTAAAGATTGGCGTATCCACGAAGAAAAATCTTTTTTAAAACAGAAGCGGCTAGAGGAGAAGTCGGCAAAAATTTATCCAAAGCCTTATTTAGATTATTTAGATCAAGAAGAAAATAAACTTTTTCAGAATTTTTGGTTAACCTATCAGTGGGATTTAATCGAAGCTTTTTTAAATGGAAAACAAATTTTAACAGAAAATACGCATTTAATGATTTATCTTGACCATTTCCGAAAATGGCATCAAGAGTTAATCCAAGGGGCTCATCAAGCTGTTGAATGGAAAAAAGAATTTGACCATTTGCAAAAATTGCCTAACTTAGCATCGGATAATTTTGTTAGTTATTTACAAACAATGCGTTCATATGACGAGCTTAAACGTCCTCTATTTGGTAAATATCGGTATTTAAGAAACCAAAAAGAGCTATTAGAAAAGCATTTAGCAATGGCTTTTTATCCAGTTTATGGATTTGGATATGCTCGTTCTCATGCTTATCGACAAGCAACAATTCAAGGATCATTATTTAAACTAGTGACAGCTTATGCGGCGTTAACTCAACGTTACCAAAAACTAGATAAAAAAGTTGTGACATTTCATGATTTAAATCCTTTAACAATGATCGATGAGATTTTTCATATTGGAAATACCCGTTATATTGGTTATACAGATGAGGGGAAGCCTATTCCACAATTGTATAAAGGAGGACGGCTACCGCGAAGTTTAGCACATCGGCATACAGGCAAGTTAGACCTTATCAAAGCTTTAGAAGTTTCTAGCAATCCTTATTTTTCTCTTTTAGCGGCAGAACATCTAGATCATCCCACCGATTTGGCTGATGCAGCACGTCTTTTTTCTTTTGGAAGTCGTACTGGAATTGAATTATCTGCTGAAATTTCAGGCAAGGTTCCGACTGACCTGGAATCAAATCGAACTGGTTTATACGCTATGGCAATAGGCCAACACTCTCTTGTTGTAACTCCTTTGCAAACGGCTGTGATGTTAGCTGCTATTGCAAATGGAGGAAAGATTTTGAAACCTAAAATTGTGCATTTGACTGCAGGTAGAGAACCTTTGCGAGGAAATGATCAAATTTCATGCCCTCCCCATTTTCTTTATCAGAATAGTTTTGCTTTAGTGGGATTGGATTTTCCTCTTTTTACAGCAATTTCTAATCAAAATCAGGAAAGTTTAGTAAAAATTATTGCCACTGAAGTTAAACGAGAAATTTTTATGCCTGAAATTGTTAGACAGATGCTTTTAAAAGGATTAAAAGCCGCTGCTATGAAATCTCACCAAGACAATCTTTCTAGTTTGACAAGAATTTACAAACAGCATCCTGAAGCTATTCGACAATTTACTGAAATGAAAGACCAACTTCTTGGAAAAACAAGTACTTCTGAATCTGTAGAAAATATTGATTTAGATTTAGCAGAAGGAACAAACATTTATACGCATGTTTGGTTTGGCAGTATAGCCTTTGACCAAGGGAAAAGTGAAAAACATAAAAATGTTTTTATTTTTAAAGATGAGTTCGGTCAACCAGAACTTGTTATTGTCGTCTATTTACGCTATGGGGGATATGGGAAAGAAGCGGCTCCTTTAGCTGCTCAAATGATTAAAAAATGGCGGGAACTTAAGCTGAAATATCAGAATTAAACTTAAGTTAATGATAAGAATTTGAAAAAAGCCTGTTGCATAAAAATAATTAAATAGGAATAATATTGCTCATTCCACGCGCCTGTAGTTCAATGGTAGAACAGTAGCCTTCCAAGCTACGAGTGTCAGTTCGATTCTGATCAGGCGCTATAGATTCGTACCAAACCGGTATTATAATCTTTATGAGCTTCGATCGAGGCCATATTTATCAATAAAAACATGTTTAACCAAGACCGAAATCTTGCGTATCAGCAAGATGCCGTCGTCAACATAAAGGGACAAGGCTTGGCTCAGAATAAAAACCAAACACTACCTATTTCCATTAAAGATTTGCTAGAAGCAGGGGCCCATTTTGGTCACCAAACTAGCCGTTGGAATCCGAAAATGAAGCGTTTCATTTTCGAAGAACGCAATGGTCTTTACATCATAGATCTTGCAAAAACATTACAACAAATCCGTAATGCAGTAGACATTGTAAGAGATGTTGTTGCTAAGCATAAATCTATTTTATTTGTCGGAACAAAAAAACAAGCAAAAGCTGTTTTACGTGAATTATCTGAACAATGTGGTGAGTTTTACGTTTGCGAAAGATGGTTAGGTGGAATGCTTACGAACCTTTCAACTATTCGCCAATCTGTTAAAAAACTAGAGCGTATTGAAAAAAGAATTTCTACTGGCGGCGAAGGTTTAACTAAAAAAGAAATTTCTTTGTTAACGAAAGATCAAATTAAATTGGAAAAAAACTTATCCGGTGTACGATCTATGCGTAAACCACCTGGATTAGTCATTGTTGTTGATCCAAGTAAAGAACATTTAGCGGTAGCAGAAGCTAATAAATTGGGTATTCCTGTCATGGGATTAGTCGATACAAATTGTGACCCAGATCCAATCGAACATGTTATTGCTTGTAATGATGATGCTTTAAAAAGCATTAAGTTGATTCTTGAAACATTAGCAAAAGCTATTATTGATAAGAAAAATGATATTAAAGTTTATGCTAGTAAAGAAGAACAAACTGAAGAAGCCGAAGAAGAAACTTTATCTTCTAAGTATCGTGAACAAGATTTTCAAGAAGCTAAGAGTGGTGCAAGAGGAGAAAAATAATATGGCGGCTGTAACTCCTGCGTTGATTAAAGAACTGCGCGAACGCACTGGCGTTGGCATGGGAAAATGTAAAGAAGCATTAGAAGAAGCAAATGGTGATATGGAGTTGGCAATTGCCAATCTTCGTAAAGCTGGAATGGCTTCTGCAGTAAAAAAAGAAGGCCGCGAAACGAAAGAAGGTATGATCGGTACAGCTGAAAATGAAAAAACAATAGCAATTGTTGAAGTCAATGCTGAAACTGATTTCGTTGTGAAGAACGAAAGATTTAAAGAATTTCTTGAAAACATTGCTCGTGAAGTAGCAAATACTAATCCTTCTTCTCTAGACGCATTTTTACAGCAAAAGTATTCAAAAGAATCTTCTTTGACTGTTGACCAATACAGAGCAACAATCGTTCAAACGATTGGTGAAAATATTCAGATCAAACGTATTATGACTCTACAGAAAAGCCCAGAGCGTTCATTTGGTATTTATTCGCATTTAGGCGGAAAAATTGTAACGATGGTGGAAATTACTGGTAGTAATCAAGAAGAAGCCTTAGCTAAAGATATTGCGATGCATATTGCGGCTACTGCACCTGACTACTTATCTCCAGAAAAAATTCCGCAAGAAATTATTACAAGTGAAAAAGACATTGCAAAAGGTCAAATTCAAGGAAAGCCTGCTAATATTGTCGATAAAATCGTAGAAGGAAAAATTAATGCATTCTATGATACTAATTGTTTAGTGCGCCAAAAATACATCAAAGATGATAGTTTAAGCATTACAGATTTAGTAAATCAACGTAGCAAAGTAGTTGGCAAAGAATTAGCTGTTACAAACTTCATTCGTTGGAATGTGGGCCAATAATAATCATTTATCTTAATGATTTCATTCAAAGGGTTTAGATAAAAATTTATCTAAACCCTTTTTTATTTAAAGTGCCTCTAATTCATCAAAATTTACTAAGCACATTTGAAACTTTTCTTTGTATAAACTGAAAGTTTATAAACTCGGGAAAAAGAAAAATAAGAGCACTAATTTCAAAACGACCTTTTCAGAATCCAAGGATTGCTTTAATTGCAACTGACATTAAAAATTAAATTTAAAAAAAATCATTGCAAATAATTTTTAAAAAAAACTACAGTGAAAAACTGGTAAATATTTTGTATTTATTTTAAATTATTGATTATAAATCATTTATGTATTCAACAATAAAGTTTTTTATGAACACCAAAAAATTCTTTTTCAAAATCCTGATCCTCTTTACTGGATTTTACCCGTTAGAAAATAGTGCACAAGCGCAGACCGATTTTTTTTATGAAGATTTGTATACCAATGATACTGGTATTTTCCCTGCTTTGAACCAATCGGAAGAGTTTTTTGTTATCCATGAGCCTGATGGTAAATTAATCACCTATTACCATCCATCAGGGACTAACATTGTCATTAAAGAAATTAAGCAGCAGTCAGATAAACCTTGCGTAACTAGTCTATATTTAATTGAAGATCAAGGTATCTATGTAAAAACTGTCACTGATGCCAATTCCATTGAGACTTTAGAAAGAGATGATAAAATCATTTTGGCTCTTCACGAAGCTATTTATGCCAATTCATGTGAAAAATTAGAGTTATTATCTTTAACTAAAAATTTGGAAAAAGATCCAAAAACATTAGATAATGTTGTTAATCTTTTAAGAAATTCCTGTCATAGCAAAAAATGCCCTAAAGGTCCTCCTGGACCTCAAGGAGCAACAGGTCCACAAGGCCCTCCGGGACCAACAGGTGAAGGTGCAGGTCTAACAGGACCAACTGGTTTAACGGGAGCCACAGGATTGACAGGAGCTACAGGATTAACTGGAGCGGATGGTTTCCCAGGAGCTGATGGTATGTCAGGGTCTAAAGGTTTGACAGGAGCCACAGGTTTGACAGGAGCAACGGGATTAACTGGTGCTAGTGGACCAGCTTTTGGCAATAATTATGTTTTTGCCTATGGAATAGAGACACAATCGGTAAATCCATCTCCAGTTAATTTGAGCTTTGATGTTTGTCCAATTTTAGATGGTTGGGTGCGTCCAACTAACACAACGTTCACTTGTAAACAAACAGGAATTTATTTAGTTCAGGTGAGAGGACAATTTACTCTAAATGTAATGGATGCCACATGCGCTCTTTGGGCAACCTTTAATGGCTCCCAAGTTGAAGGAAGCCAGGTTTTTGGGGAATTGAGTGGAGAACTAACAGCAGACACCATTCCATTGACTACAAATTTTTTATTGAATGCGACAAGTGGCCAAGATCTTATTATCCAAGCTGTCGCTAATCCTGGTGGCCAGTTTATCGCTCCAGTTGGGGAAGGTAGTCCTCCAACAGCTTGTGCAATCACTATTATTAGGATTTTATAATTTAACTCCAAACTCAACATAACTGTTGAGTTTGGAAGCTAGCTATCAAAAATTTATAATTTTAAAAACTATTTAAAAAGTACCTTTTATACGAAATATAAATTCTGGAGTTTCTTTAGAAATTTTGATGGAGAATTTTTTTTATTTTTTATAGATTTAAAAAGTTGAATCTTGAGAAGGGAAATAAGAATATTTTCGAAATAAATCAGCTAGCTCTTGAAGTTTAAAATAGGCAAAAATAGGAGATCCTGAGGGGCTAAGATAAGGCATATCGCACATAAAAAGTTGATCGACTAATCCTTGACCTTCATCGATTGATAATTGGATATTTTTAGAAAAAGAAGAACGGCTAGCAGTTAACGCAAGCTTTTCTGTTATTTTTATCTGGAGTTGCTGACTCTGTTGTAAAGTTGACAAATCTTGAATCATTTCTAACAAACAAGTTTCAATTTCTTGTTCAGACATTATAGAAGGAAAAGCATCTAACACGAATGTTTGATTTCCAAATTCACGCATCGAAAAACCTAACTGATTTAAACTTTCTAAGTGTGTCTTTAATAACGTAGTTTCTGGAATAGAAAATTGGAACGTCAGAGGGACAATTAATTGCTGAATAGCTTGCTTTCCTTTGAGATTAAAAAGCAGTTTTTCATATTTAATACGCGAATAGGCTTGTTTTTGATCGAGCAATAGAAGTCCATTCAATTCTTGATTGCTATTAAATGTTCCTTTTACTTGACAAGCATCTAACAAACAATAGCCTGTTAAAGTTTGTAATACTTTAGGCGCTTTTTGTTGATGGGAAATAAAAAAAGTTGGTTCTTCTTTAGTAGGAAGAGACCTAGTTTGGATAAAAGAAGAGGGATTAAAAGTTTCATTTTTTAACTCTAAATTTTCTATGTTTTTAATAAAAGTGGGGTTTTCATCGATCGATGTAGAAAATTTGTGATTAGGTTTGAATTCCCATGACTCTTCTTTGACCTGAAAAGGAGTTTGAAAAGAGGGGGCTGACCAAGGATAAACGCAAGTTTCATTTTGAACTTGGTTAGCCATTTCGGAAAAGGCTTGATGGGGATTTTCTTGTCTTAAGGCTTTTTGAACAGCATTGATTAAAGTCTCTTTAAGTTTTTGCTCCTGTCTTAAGCGCACTTCTTTTTTTTGTGGGTGTACATTAACGTCAAAAAGTGAGCCTGGAAGGCGGAGATGTAAAATAAAAACGGGATACCTATTTGTACCGAGCATAGTTCCATATCCTTCTCGAATAGCTACCCCAATAAGAGGAGAATAAACAGCGCGGCGATTAATGAATAGGTATTGACTGGTTCGGTTGGGTTTATGAATAGAAGGTAGCCCAATATAGCCTTCTATTTCATAAGGAGGAGAAGAAAAAGTAAGAGGGCAGAGAGAATGAGAAAATTCTTTACCTAGTAATGTTTCGATTTTTTTTAATAATTGCTGTTGATGATTAATATCGATTGAAATAAGAGGCATTTTCAAGATGGATTTTTGATCGCTAATTAGCTCAAAAGCAATATTTGGATAAGCTAAACTCAAATTTGTCAGAATTTTAACGATTTCTTGTGTATCATAATTAGGTGAGCGTTGAAATTTACGTCTGACTGGCACATTAAAAAAAAGTGATTTAACTTCAATTGTTGTACCAGGAGAACGAGTCGCTTTCCCATGTGATTGAATACGCCCACCTTCGACAATTGTCAAAGACCCTTGCATTAATTTATCAATTGAACTAACGCCTGATTGAGGTGTGGTAAGAAGTGAAAATTTCGAAATCGAAGCGATTGAAGGGATAGCTTCTCCTCTAAATCCCATAGTAAGAATATTTTCAATATCGTCCACATTTTTTATTTTGGATGTAGCGTGTCTTTCTAAACACAAAAGAGCGTCATCTTCGCTCATTCCACATCCGTTATCAGAAATACGGATAAGTTGTCGCCCTCCTCCCTGTATTTCAACGCAAATCTCTGTTGCTCCAGCATCCATGGAGTTTTCAACTAATTCTTTGACTACCGAAGCGGGATTTTCAATAACCTCTCCAGCAGCAATTTGATTAATAGTTTGTTCAGTTAAAACATGGATTTTAGGTAACGAAGCCATAAGCCTGCCTGATTCGATTGAAAATGGGCCTTTTAAAACTAAATCAGAAACTTTTAAATCTTATTCAAAAATCGCATTTTTTTAGAAAATTTTAGTTATCCAATGTAGCGAAAAATTTTTGAGAATTACTTTTAAATTGATATGATCAAATATCAGTGAAAAATGATCTTCAAAAAATAATAATTAAATGAATGGAATTTGCAGATTTATTTCTGATATTTGATATGATTATACTTTTATAATCATTAAATTTACACGTTTAAAAGATATAGATATCTCATGGATGTTTTTAAACAAGCTAAAATTATCGTAACTAAATTGGTGAAAGCAGGACATACAGCTTATTTTGCTGGTGGATGGGTAAGAGACTATGTAATGGGACATCCATCAGAAGATATTGATATTGCCACAGATGCGACTCCTGCACAAATTATGGATATTTTCCCTAATACGTTGTTGGTAGGGCTTGCTTTTGGGGTGGTCATTGTTGTTTGGGAAGGCCATCAATTTGAAGTGGCTACGTTTCGCAAAGATTTAGATTATGTGGATGGGAGACACCCATCAGGTATTGTTCTTTCAACAGCACGAGAAGACGCTTTGCGGCGTGATTTTACAATTAACGGAATGTTTTACGATCCTTTGAAAGAAGTTATTTATGATTTTGTGAATGGACAAGAGGATATTCGAAGGCATCTTATTCGAGCGATTGGAAATCCTCATGAGAGATTTCAAGAGGATCGGTTAAGAATGCTACGAGCATTTCGCTTTTCTGCGCGTTTTGGATTCGCCATCGAACTTGAAACTCAGCAAGCTATTTTTGAAAATGCCGAGCAGCTTTTCCCAGCTGTAGCGATCGAAAGAATTTGGCAAGAATTTAAAAAGATGGCTATGTATCCATGTTTTGATCAGGCTATTGTAGAGATGCATAGATTGACTTTATTAGATGTCATTTTTCCAGAGTTAAAAGGATTACCAATTAATGAATTGAGGCATTTAGTAGAAGCCTATAAACGATTCCCTAAAAATTGTGCGACTATTTTTTATTTGATAGTATTGATGCCTAGGCTGAATCGAGAAGAAAAGATAGAAGTGGCTAAACGTCTTAAGGTCACAAATCGTGATCTTAAGCTTCTTCACTATTTTGAAGATTTAAACCAGCTAATTAAAAAAGAAAAAGAAAACGGATTGGAAGATCTTTATCCTTGGGCTCATGCTTTAGCTAATCCTGATTTCTCTATTGTAGTAGAAGTGATTGCAGCAACTTTTCCCTTAAATAAAGGGAATGAATTGTTGATTCAACTTAAAAACCGTTTTGAAAAGTTAAAATCCCACATTGAACGAATTCAACAAAAAACACCTTTGATTTCTTCTGCACTTTTACAAGCTAATGGAATTTCGGCAGGTAAGCAGATGGGTATACTTTTAACAGAAGCTGAGAAATTGGCTATTAATAATGATTATCAAGATTCGCAAACGGTATTGAACGCTTTAAAACAAACAATGTTATGGAAAATATGACACCTCATTTTATCACTAGTTTACAACATCCTTTTGTCAAACATTTGGTTAAATTAAGGGAAAATAGTCGTTATCGTTTAGAACATAAAGCATTAATTTTGGAGGGAAGTAAGCCAATTCGAGAAGTTCTTTCTTTCGTTAAAAAGATTATTTACACTTCGGCCTATGCTCCGTATTTAACCTTTGAAGGTTTCGAAAAATGGCAAGTCACTGAGGGAATTATGAAAAAAATTTCTGGGAATAGTACTCCGGAAGGAGTGATTGCAGAGATACAAATGCCTCCTTTTTCTTCTCTTAAGCAAGCTCAAAATATTTTAGTTTTAGACGGAATTAATGATCCAGGAAATTTGGGAACTTTGATGCGAACAGCACTGGCTTTTGGGTGGAACGGAATTTATTTACTCCCTACCAGTTGCGATCCTTACAATGAAAAAGTTTTAAGATCAGCACGGGGAGCCCATTTTAAAATCCCGTTGAGAAGAGGAAATATCAACGAATTGGAATTGTTAGCGAAACAGGGTAACTTCCAAACGTTGGTTGCAGATTTGAAAGGCCAAATTCTTAAATCAACGGTCTCTAAAAAACGAAAAATTTTGATCATGGGTAATGAAGCTCATGGACCCTCTCCAGAAGTGTTTAAATTTGCTGAGCCTATCTGTATTCCCATGTCTGGAGAAATGGAGTCATTAAATGTCGCAGTAGCTGGCGGAATTTTATTATATGCTTTAAATCAAATGAATTTTTAGATAAAGAATACAGTGTCATCCCTTATCCAAAATTCATGTTAACTTGGAATTGTTGAATGAGTAATGCAGATGATGATCGCTCTTATTGGAGAGATCCTGAAGAAGATTATTTCCAACCACGTAAAGAAAGCCGCATGCAAAGAAAGTTAGCGGTAGCGAAAGATCGGTCAAAATATAAAAAAACAGATCAAGAAAAATATTTAAAGAACCTTGAAAAAGGGCATCAACAAAAAATTAGTAAGCAAGAATGGCTAGAGGGACGAGTTGTTTCTATTATTCCGCAAGGAATTTTAGTTGATTATCAAGGTGAACGAATTAGCTGTGTCTTGAAAGGTTTGCTTAAACGAGATAAGACACAAGCTAAAAATCTTGTTGCCGTAGGTGATTTTGTTTTATTTGAGAAAACGCACGAAGGAGAGGGAATCATTGCCAGTGTAAAACCTCGCAGAACAATTCTTTCTCGGGCAGACAATCTTTCTCGTCGAAAAGAACAATTAATTGCTGTAAATATTGATCAAGTAATTATTACGGTTTCCGTGGTTAATCCTCCTTTAAAACCCTCTCTAATCGATCGATATATTATTGCTGCTCATAAAGGAAACATGGATCCTTTAATCGTGATTAATAAAGTAGATCTTTTTGATGCGGATGATGAAGATCAAATATTAAGAGAACAAGAAAAAGATCTTTATCAAGAGCTATTAAAAGCTTATGCGGTAGCTAAAGTACCTGTCATTTCAGTTAGTGCCGCTAAAAATGAAGGTTTAGATCTTCTTCGTCAGGCTATGTTGGGAAAATCTTCTGTTTTTTCTGGGCAGTCTGGTGTAGGAAAATCTTCTTTAATTAATGCTATGACAGGTTTGGATCTGCGCGTAGGGGAAACTGTTGAACGAACAAAAAAAGGTTCTCACACAACGACAACGACTCAATTGATTCCATTGGAATTTGGAGGATGGTGTATTGATACCCCGGGAATTAAAAGTTTTGGCATATGGGATTTGGATAAAAGTGAAGTAGAAGGTTATTTTCCTGAAATTCATGCATGTGGTTTAAATTGTAAATTTCCCGATTGCACCCATTCTCATGAAGAACAGTGTGCGGTTCGTCAGGCAGTTGAAGAAGAGCATATTTCTTTTGTTCGTTATATGTCTTATCAAGTATTAATGGAAACTAGTAATGAGAAGCATATTAGAAGATAACTGAAGAGGAATTATGTCATATATAAGATCTGTAAAAGGAAGAGAAATTTTAGATTCTAGAGGTAATCCAACTGTTGAGGTTGAACTAATTACAGATCAAAATGTCATGGTTAAAGCGTCTGTTCCTTCTGGAGCTTCTACAGGAGAAAATGAGGCATTAGAATTACGTGATGGGGATCTCAATTATTACTTTGGTAAAGGAGTTTTAAAAGCAATTGCTAATATTAATGGTCCAATTGCACAAATTCTGGTTGGAGAGCAGGTCTATGATCAAGAAAGATTAGATCGGATGTTAATTGAAGCTGATGGGACAGACAATAAAGGTCATTTCGGAGCCAACGCGATTTTAGGTGTTTCGCTAGCTTTAGCACGGGCGGGAGCGTTGACAGCAAATCTCCCTTTATATCGCTACATTGGAGGGGTTCATGCCCATCTTTTACCATGTCCCATGATGAATATTATTAATGGAGGGGCTCATGCTGATAACTCTCTTGATTTTCAAGAATTTATGATTCGACCTGTTGGAGCTTCTACTCTTCGTGAAGCGGTTCGGTGGGGAGCTGAAATTTTTCACACGTTAAAAGGAATACTTAAAAAAGCTGGGCATGTGACAGCTGTTGGAGATGAAGGGGGTTTTGCACCTAACCTTTCCTCAAATGAAGAGGCTTTAGAATTGATTTTATTAGCGATTGAAAAAGCTGGTTATCAACCTGGTAAACAAGTGGTTCTAGCAATGGATTGTGCAGCTTCGGAATTTTATGATAAAACTACTAAGCAATATTTTGAAAAGAAAAAGAAACAAAAGAATCAAGTATTTGCGGAAAGAACCGCTGAAGAGCAAATTGCCTATCTTGAAACCCTTTGTCAAAATTATCCAATTGATTCAATTGAAGATGCGTTAGCTGAAGGAGATTGGTGTGGTTGGCAACGATTAACTGAAAGATTAGGACGAAAAATACAAATTGTAGGAGATGATATTTTTGTCACCAACCCCAAATTTCTGGAAAAAGGAATTGAACTTGGTGTGGGGAATGCAATTTTAGTGAAAATTAATCAAATCGGAACACTAACCGAAACGCTGCAAACAATTCGTTTGGCTCAAACTAACAATTATGCTTGTATTATTTCTCATCGATCTGGCGAAACAGAAGATAGTATCATTGCCGATATTAGTGTAGCGGCTAATACAGGACAAATCAAAACAGGTTCTCTTTCTAGATCTGACCGAATTGCTAAGTACAATCGGTTATTAGCTATTGAGGCAGAATTAGAATCGACAGCGCTTTATCAAGATAGTAATCGATTTCAGATTTTCTAAGGTAAATTGATGGATACAATTTATACAATCGTTTTATTTGGAGAGGCTGAACGCGGAGAGTTTCGCACGGCTTATCTTTGTCAAGGATTAGAAGATTTAGATAAATATCTGGGAAATCCACCTTATCAAAGTAAAGGGTTATATTGCGCTGTGCAAGCACTTCTTTTTAAACGTCGCCTCATTTATTTTCGCGTTTCGGAAGAGGGGTTTAGTATAAATGATTATCTCATTGGCTTGAAAATGTTAGAGCAGCAAACTTTCATTCCTAATTTGGATGCGATTTATATGCCTGGAATAGGAAATCAGGAGGTGTTAGATGCGGTGCAACCAATTTGTAAATTTTATCATAGTATTTTGTTGACTAATGAAGCCGATTTCTATGACTATCTTTATTATAAGTAAGTCGATGTAGATAGCCTACATCGACGACTGATTGAGAATTAACGACGATCGTTAAGTTTAGCAAGCAAACGTAACATTTCAATATAAAGCCAAACAAGCGTTACCATCAAAGCAAATGCCCCATACCATTCCATATATTTAGGAACGTTGGCTCGCGCCCCTTGTTCAATGAAATCAAAATCAATAATAAAATTTAAAGCAGCAATTCCTACGACAAACAAGCTAAAAAGAATGCTAAATAAACCACTTCCGTTAATAAAAGAAACATTGATTCCAAAAAATCCTAAGACAATAGCGACTA
This window contains:
- a CDS encoding penicillin-binding transpeptidase domain-containing protein gives rise to the protein MSRFRRQKRIDFNHYDIPTKANRILNCILIAMILIIIRVWNLAVIQYDQKLEESQKPQRKVVIEPATRATIRDRFNLPLALNRPQYQATILYSQLKDIPSFEWQKNAQGKRVKIFKRKIYIRDLAQLLASELNLDAERIEDLIHSKASYYAQVPFVIKEQISESEFYRLKMLEKDWPGIHTRLLSKRYYPKGRVGADIIGYMGAINKQEYEKIFHEIKGLQTFIREREEGIETELPLGISSSFHARKRLKDLEEKAYTIHDYIGKTGIEGIYEEDLRGFYGKRNYYSDSRGNFLWELPGSRTPLSGHRILLTISAELQEYAEQLLAQNEELRLVRKSALGPVKKTVIAQKEPWIKGGAIVAMQPYSGDIIALASYPRFDPNDFISFGKGGDFKQKKENINRWFENDVYLADLWNQTLPLQRERYDQLTQTFYDEKKILTWQTYLDFILPAKSLLRSKMDHMQTIGQAIQLQRSVEALRALYPDWNLYTLFNCLYADENHEAFKPILKLSEKQKLLIDFQKHQDEAALIKKDLDPYLEELSQNYDKVLFIDLCRLALDETRFSEDLLREVKDQSLANFRDWTGSFVKIQSVVKEMTKELFHDIDFKDWRIHEEKSFLKQKRLEEKSAKIYPKPYLDYLDQEENKLFQNFWLTYQWDLIEAFLNGKQILTENTHLMIYLDHFRKWHQELIQGAHQAVEWKKEFDHLQKLPNLASDNFVSYLQTMRSYDELKRPLFGKYRYLRNQKELLEKHLAMAFYPVYGFGYARSHAYRQATIQGSLFKLVTAYAALTQRYQKLDKKVVTFHDLNPLTMIDEIFHIGNTRYIGYTDEGKPIPQLYKGGRLPRSLAHRHTGKLDLIKALEVSSNPYFSLLAAEHLDHPTDLADAARLFSFGSRTGIELSAEISGKVPTDLESNRTGLYAMAIGQHSLVVTPLQTAVMLAAIANGGKILKPKIVHLTAGREPLRGNDQISCPPHFLYQNSFALVGLDFPLFTAISNQNQESLVKIIATEVKREIFMPEIVRQMLLKGLKAAAMKSHQDNLSSLTRIYKQHPEAIRQFTEMKDQLLGKTSTSESVENIDLDLAEGTNIYTHVWFGSIAFDQGKSEKHKNVFIFKDEFGQPELVIVVYLRYGGYGKEAAPLAAQMIKKWRELKLKYQN
- a CDS encoding collagen-like protein, whose product is MNTKKFFFKILILFTGFYPLENSAQAQTDFFYEDLYTNDTGIFPALNQSEEFFVIHEPDGKLITYYHPSGTNIVIKEIKQQSDKPCVTSLYLIEDQGIYVKTVTDANSIETLERDDKIILALHEAIYANSCEKLELLSLTKNLEKDPKTLDNVVNLLRNSCHSKKCPKGPPGPQGATGPQGPPGPTGEGAGLTGPTGLTGATGLTGATGLTGADGFPGADGMSGSKGLTGATGLTGATGLTGASGPAFGNNYVFAYGIETQSVNPSPVNLSFDVCPILDGWVRPTNTTFTCKQTGIYLVQVRGQFTLNVMDATCALWATFNGSQVEGSQVFGELSGELTADTIPLTTNFLLNATSGQDLIIQAVANPGGQFIAPVGEGSPPTACAITIIRIL
- the tsf gene encoding translation elongation factor Ts, coding for MAAVTPALIKELRERTGVGMGKCKEALEEANGDMELAIANLRKAGMASAVKKEGRETKEGMIGTAENEKTIAIVEVNAETDFVVKNERFKEFLENIAREVANTNPSSLDAFLQQKYSKESSLTVDQYRATIVQTIGENIQIKRIMTLQKSPERSFGIYSHLGGKIVTMVEITGSNQEEALAKDIAMHIAATAPDYLSPEKIPQEIITSEKDIAKGQIQGKPANIVDKIVEGKINAFYDTNCLVRQKYIKDDSLSITDLVNQRSKVVGKELAVTNFIRWNVGQ
- the rpsB gene encoding 30S ribosomal protein S2, encoding MAQNKNQTLPISIKDLLEAGAHFGHQTSRWNPKMKRFIFEERNGLYIIDLAKTLQQIRNAVDIVRDVVAKHKSILFVGTKKQAKAVLRELSEQCGEFYVCERWLGGMLTNLSTIRQSVKKLERIEKRISTGGEGLTKKEISLLTKDQIKLEKNLSGVRSMRKPPGLVIVVDPSKEHLAVAEANKLGIPVMGLVDTNCDPDPIEHVIACNDDALKSIKLILETLAKAIIDKKNDIKVYASKEEQTEEAEEETLSSKYREQDFQEAKSGARGEK